Proteins encoded together in one Amblyomma americanum isolate KBUSLIRL-KWMA chromosome 1, ASM5285725v1, whole genome shotgun sequence window:
- the LOC144136310 gene encoding tubulin beta chain-like, whose translation MFRRKAFLHWYTGEGMDEMEFTEAESNMNDLVSEYQQYQEATADDEGEFDDEDALADTA comes from the coding sequence atgttccgccgcaaggccttctTGCACTGGTACACTGGGGAAGGCATGGACGAAATGGAATTCACCGAAGCAGAGTCCAACATGAATGACCTGGTGTCCGAGTACCagcagtaccaggaggccacagccgacgacgagggagagttcgacgacgaggacgccctcgccgacaCTGCCTGA